From Salvelinus fontinalis isolate EN_2023a chromosome 30, ASM2944872v1, whole genome shotgun sequence, one genomic window encodes:
- the LOC129828476 gene encoding inward rectifier potassium channel 16-like — MNNDYTEISPSDPSVDAYTTPLIAVKSEIGYQHKKRRYVRKDGNCNVLFRHVPEEWLMYVTDIFTTLVEIRWRVMFLIFTLSYTLSWLFFGILYWVIALANGDIKDPTNAPCMYEVRDFTAAFLFSLETQTTIGYGFRGMSENCMVAIIVVTVQDVISCFIDTFVIGIAVAEMASTRKLTQTVGFSNCAVINLRNGRLCLSWRIGDFRQHHMVEGTARAQIFRPTMHATGRVDINYKDLEIKQSDILLAIPTTIFHIIEPGTPLYRMSLEDLRKDDFELVVSFTYTDDSTGILHQTRTSYTPDEIHWGHLFQDMLNVNLKYYKVDYSMFHHTAKVLVPEVSAEEYDQIKLRRSPRHSPRHSPRHSPRHSPRHSPLHSPLHSPLHSPHPNRPSINCKPPMVTVELVNGTTEPEVHAATVATIAAVCEDQGHLCIPRNPILT, encoded by the coding sequence ATGAACAATGACTACACAGAGATTAGTCCCTCTGATCCCTCTGTCGACGCCTACACCACTCCCCTGATCGCCGTGAAGTCCGAGATCGGATACCAGCACAAGAAGCGTCGCTACGTCCGCAAAGATGGCAACTGCAATGTCCTGTTCCGCCATGTTCCTGAGGAGTGGCTCATGTACGTCACCGACATCTTTACTACGCTGGTGGAGATAAGGTGGAGAGTTATGTTCCTCATCTTCACCCTCTCCTACACCCTCTCCTGGCTCTTCTTCGGCATCCTCTACTGGGTGATCGCCCTGGCTAACGGCGACATTAAGGACCCTACTAACGCCCCTTGTATGTACGAGGTGAGGGACTTCACCGCGGCTTTCCTATTCTCACTGGAGACCCAGACCACAATCGGTTATGGTTTTAGAGGGATGTCAGAGAACTGCATGGTGGCAATCATCGTCGTAACCGTGCAAGATGTCATCAGCTGTTTTATTGATACATTTGTCATCGGTATCGCTGTGGCAGAGATGGCATCGACACGGAAACTGACGCAGACGGTAGGCTTCAGCAACTGCGCTGTCATCAACTTGCGAAATGGCCGTTTGTGCCTGTCATGGAGGATCGGGGACTTCCGCCAGCACCACATGGTGGAGGGGACGGCTCGTGCTCAAATCTTCCGCCCCACCATGCACGCCACTGGGAGGGTGGACATCAACTACAAGGACCTGGAAATCAAACAGAGTGATATTCTTTTAGCCATACCAACCACTATCTTCCACATTATTGAGCCCGGTACTCCACTCTACCGCATGAGCCTGGAGGATCTTCGGAAAGACGACTTTGAGCTGGTGGTGTCCTTCACCTACACGGACGACTCGACGGGCATCCTGCACCAGACTCGCACCTCCTACACACCCGACGAGATTCACTGGGGACATCTGTTCCAAGATATGCTGAATGTAAACCTGAAATACTACAAGGTAGACTACTCCATGTTCCACCACACTGCTAAGGTCCTGGTTCCGGAGGTCAGCGCAGAAGAGTACGATCAAATTAAGCTTCGGCGTTCCCCGCGCCACTCCCCGCGCCACTCCCCGCGCCACTCCCCGCGCCACTCCCCGCGCCACTCCCCGCTCCACTCCCCGCTCCACTCCCCGCTCCACTCCCCACACCCCAATCGCCCAAGCATTAATTGCAAACCCCCGATGGTGACTGTGGAACTGGTAAACGGCACCACAGAACCTGAGGTACATGCAGCCACGGTTGCTACTATCGCAGCAGTTTGCGAGGACCAAGGACATTTGTGTATTCCAAGGAACCCCATTCTGACGTAG